One window of the Colias croceus chromosome 5, ilColCroc2.1 genome contains the following:
- the LOC123691591 gene encoding MOB kinase activator-like 2 isoform X1: MTLRNLLSHHSSPVPSSIVPCSDKVVSLLVQYISVTWAMSEGSVAARGAAGGGHARYSRSVAGAMCHAVVLGVLFSLPSYLYSAVPFRKARRKEREGEGGGDPKLYLQEALLERKLPELDMRQLVELPHGLDYNEWLASHTLALFEHVNLLYGTVSEFCTAASCGDMAGPGGRSYAWYDERGKKSRVAAPQYVDYVMTYTQKTINDETIFPTKYANEFPAQFEAVVRRVVRLLFHVVAHLYAAHFRELALLRLHAHLHLTFAHLTALDRRFALLDAKETEVLRDLEVALRLTEPTGAGSAGGAGSAGGAGVAGAGAGGAGAAGDSGEEASPRRRSPVVTQPLASA; this comes from the exons ATGACGTTACGTAATTTGCTCAGTCACCACTCGTCACCTGTACCCTCGTCGATCGTTCCATGTTCTGACAAGGTAGTGTCACTGTTGGTACAATACATTAGTGTCACGTGGGCGATGAGCGAGGGAAGTgtggcggcgcggggcgcggcgGGAGGGGGGCACGCTCGCTACTCGCGCTCAGTCGCCGGCGCAATGTGTCACGCGGTGGTGCTCGGCGTGCTGTTCTCGCTGCCCTCCTATCTATACTCGGCCGTACCTTTCAG GAAGGCCCGCCGCAAGGAGCGCGAGGGCGAGGGCGGCGGCGACCCCAAGCTGTACCTGCAGGAGGCGCTGCTGGAGCGCAAGCTGCCCGAGCTCGACATGCGCCAGTTGGTGGAGCTGCCGCACGGCCTCGACTACAACGAGTGGCTCGCCTCGCACA CGCTGGCGCTGTTCGAGCACGTGAACCTGCTGTACGGCACCGTGTCGGAGTTCTGCACGGCCGCCAGCTGCGGCGACATGGCGGGCCCAGGCGGCCGATCGTACGCGTGGTACGACGAGCGTGGCAAGAAGTCGCGCGTCGCGGCGCCGCAGTACGTCGACTATGTCATGACCTACACGCAGAAGACCATCAACGACGAGACTATCTTTCCTACTAAGTACG CGAACGAGTTCCCGGCGCAGTTCGAGGCGGTGGTGCGGCGCGTGGTGCGGCTGCTGTTCCACGTGGTGGCGCACCTGTACGCGGCGCACTTCCGCGAGCTGGCGCTGCTGCGGCTGCACGCGCACCTGCACCTCACCTTCGCGCACCTAACCGCGCTCGACCGCCGCTTCGCGCTGCTCGACGCCAAGGAGACCGAG GTTCTCCGCGACCTGGAGGTGGCGTTGCGGCTGACGGAGCCGACGGGCGCGGGGAGCGCGGGGGGTGCGGGGAGCGCGGGGGGTGCGGGGGTGGCGGGTGCGGGTGCGGGGGGCGCGGGGGCGGCGGGCGACAGCGGCGAGGAGGCGTCCCCGCGGCGGCGCTCGCCCGTGGTGACGCAGCCGCTGGCGTCCGCGTGA
- the LOC123691591 gene encoding MOB kinase activator-like 2 isoform X4, translated as MRSAESVPAMDSYLKILFTWLSTLLNKLYITKARRKEREGEGGGDPKLYLQEALLERKLPELDMRQLVELPHGLDYNEWLASHTLALFEHVNLLYGTVSEFCTAASCGDMAGPGGRSYAWYDERGKKSRVAAPQYVDYVMTYTQKTINDETIFPTKYANEFPAQFEAVVRRVVRLLFHVVAHLYAAHFRELALLRLHAHLHLTFAHLTALDRRFALLDAKETEVLRDLEVALRLTEPTGAGSAGGAGSAGGAGVAGAGAGGAGAAGDSGEEASPRRRSPVVTQPLASA; from the exons ATGCGCAGCGCCGAATCAGTTCCAGCAATGGATAGCTACTTGAAGATACTATTTACCTGGCTTTCGACACTACTGAATAAACTCTATATAAC GAAGGCCCGCCGCAAGGAGCGCGAGGGCGAGGGCGGCGGCGACCCCAAGCTGTACCTGCAGGAGGCGCTGCTGGAGCGCAAGCTGCCCGAGCTCGACATGCGCCAGTTGGTGGAGCTGCCGCACGGCCTCGACTACAACGAGTGGCTCGCCTCGCACA CGCTGGCGCTGTTCGAGCACGTGAACCTGCTGTACGGCACCGTGTCGGAGTTCTGCACGGCCGCCAGCTGCGGCGACATGGCGGGCCCAGGCGGCCGATCGTACGCGTGGTACGACGAGCGTGGCAAGAAGTCGCGCGTCGCGGCGCCGCAGTACGTCGACTATGTCATGACCTACACGCAGAAGACCATCAACGACGAGACTATCTTTCCTACTAAGTACG CGAACGAGTTCCCGGCGCAGTTCGAGGCGGTGGTGCGGCGCGTGGTGCGGCTGCTGTTCCACGTGGTGGCGCACCTGTACGCGGCGCACTTCCGCGAGCTGGCGCTGCTGCGGCTGCACGCGCACCTGCACCTCACCTTCGCGCACCTAACCGCGCTCGACCGCCGCTTCGCGCTGCTCGACGCCAAGGAGACCGAG GTTCTCCGCGACCTGGAGGTGGCGTTGCGGCTGACGGAGCCGACGGGCGCGGGGAGCGCGGGGGGTGCGGGGAGCGCGGGGGGTGCGGGGGTGGCGGGTGCGGGTGCGGGGGGCGCGGGGGCGGCGGGCGACAGCGGCGAGGAGGCGTCCCCGCGGCGGCGCTCGCCCGTGGTGACGCAGCCGCTGGCGTCCGCGTGA
- the LOC123691591 gene encoding MOB kinase activator-like 2 isoform X5, with protein sequence MLDCLWKARRKEREGEGGGDPKLYLQEALLERKLPELDMRQLVELPHGLDYNEWLASHTLALFEHVNLLYGTVSEFCTAASCGDMAGPGGRSYAWYDERGKKSRVAAPQYVDYVMTYTQKTINDETIFPTKYANEFPAQFEAVVRRVVRLLFHVVAHLYAAHFRELALLRLHAHLHLTFAHLTALDRRFALLDAKETEVLRDLEVALRLTEPTGAGSAGGAGSAGGAGVAGAGAGGAGAAGDSGEEASPRRRSPVVTQPLASA encoded by the exons GAAGGCCCGCCGCAAGGAGCGCGAGGGCGAGGGCGGCGGCGACCCCAAGCTGTACCTGCAGGAGGCGCTGCTGGAGCGCAAGCTGCCCGAGCTCGACATGCGCCAGTTGGTGGAGCTGCCGCACGGCCTCGACTACAACGAGTGGCTCGCCTCGCACA CGCTGGCGCTGTTCGAGCACGTGAACCTGCTGTACGGCACCGTGTCGGAGTTCTGCACGGCCGCCAGCTGCGGCGACATGGCGGGCCCAGGCGGCCGATCGTACGCGTGGTACGACGAGCGTGGCAAGAAGTCGCGCGTCGCGGCGCCGCAGTACGTCGACTATGTCATGACCTACACGCAGAAGACCATCAACGACGAGACTATCTTTCCTACTAAGTACG CGAACGAGTTCCCGGCGCAGTTCGAGGCGGTGGTGCGGCGCGTGGTGCGGCTGCTGTTCCACGTGGTGGCGCACCTGTACGCGGCGCACTTCCGCGAGCTGGCGCTGCTGCGGCTGCACGCGCACCTGCACCTCACCTTCGCGCACCTAACCGCGCTCGACCGCCGCTTCGCGCTGCTCGACGCCAAGGAGACCGAG GTTCTCCGCGACCTGGAGGTGGCGTTGCGGCTGACGGAGCCGACGGGCGCGGGGAGCGCGGGGGGTGCGGGGAGCGCGGGGGGTGCGGGGGTGGCGGGTGCGGGTGCGGGGGGCGCGGGGGCGGCGGGCGACAGCGGCGAGGAGGCGTCCCCGCGGCGGCGCTCGCCCGTGGTGACGCAGCCGCTGGCGTCCGCGTGA
- the LOC123691591 gene encoding MOB kinase activator-like 2 isoform X6 has product MGKARRKEREGEGGGDPKLYLQEALLERKLPELDMRQLVELPHGLDYNEWLASHTLALFEHVNLLYGTVSEFCTAASCGDMAGPGGRSYAWYDERGKKSRVAAPQYVDYVMTYTQKTINDETIFPTKYANEFPAQFEAVVRRVVRLLFHVVAHLYAAHFRELALLRLHAHLHLTFAHLTALDRRFALLDAKETEVLRDLEVALRLTEPTGAGSAGGAGSAGGAGVAGAGAGGAGAAGDSGEEASPRRRSPVVTQPLASA; this is encoded by the exons GAAGGCCCGCCGCAAGGAGCGCGAGGGCGAGGGCGGCGGCGACCCCAAGCTGTACCTGCAGGAGGCGCTGCTGGAGCGCAAGCTGCCCGAGCTCGACATGCGCCAGTTGGTGGAGCTGCCGCACGGCCTCGACTACAACGAGTGGCTCGCCTCGCACA CGCTGGCGCTGTTCGAGCACGTGAACCTGCTGTACGGCACCGTGTCGGAGTTCTGCACGGCCGCCAGCTGCGGCGACATGGCGGGCCCAGGCGGCCGATCGTACGCGTGGTACGACGAGCGTGGCAAGAAGTCGCGCGTCGCGGCGCCGCAGTACGTCGACTATGTCATGACCTACACGCAGAAGACCATCAACGACGAGACTATCTTTCCTACTAAGTACG CGAACGAGTTCCCGGCGCAGTTCGAGGCGGTGGTGCGGCGCGTGGTGCGGCTGCTGTTCCACGTGGTGGCGCACCTGTACGCGGCGCACTTCCGCGAGCTGGCGCTGCTGCGGCTGCACGCGCACCTGCACCTCACCTTCGCGCACCTAACCGCGCTCGACCGCCGCTTCGCGCTGCTCGACGCCAAGGAGACCGAG GTTCTCCGCGACCTGGAGGTGGCGTTGCGGCTGACGGAGCCGACGGGCGCGGGGAGCGCGGGGGGTGCGGGGAGCGCGGGGGGTGCGGGGGTGGCGGGTGCGGGTGCGGGGGGCGCGGGGGCGGCGGGCGACAGCGGCGAGGAGGCGTCCCCGCGGCGGCGCTCGCCCGTGGTGACGCAGCCGCTGGCGTCCGCGTGA